One window of the Thermomicrobiales bacterium genome contains the following:
- a CDS encoding FAD-binding oxidoreductase gives MKSQADVVVIGGGIMGSAIAYYLANRKTDVVLLEKGTAGGEQSTRAWGFVRQQGRDIAELPLAVAMNRIWPELAAELDADLEWTQDGVLLVADTEERLQQFREWVDASSDYGIGTQIVSGREIHELIPAMQGTFLGGMYTPSDGHAEPTKVPMAFTNAARRLGATIYDGCAATGIEVTAGRVTAVHTERGTIHTPIVVCAAGAWSSRLARMVGLELPQLVVRATVAETYPVEPVTGIGVAIHGDVAFRQRPNGSIYMSILGQSDHELMIDSVRYARWFMPNFRLNREFIHVHVNTALVRDIAHSVPMLPERLQGADPLSSYESVPARNVVEHARARLGTLIQALGNVPILRTWGGKIDMMPDAIPVIGAVDRPTGFILATGFSGHGFALGPIVGQVVSELILDNQPSIDLHALRFSRFAERDLAPARAAV, from the coding sequence AATCGAAAGACCGACGTCGTGCTGCTGGAGAAGGGCACGGCTGGTGGTGAACAGTCAACGCGCGCCTGGGGTTTCGTCCGTCAACAGGGCCGCGACATTGCTGAGTTGCCATTGGCGGTTGCTATGAACCGCATCTGGCCCGAACTGGCGGCTGAACTGGACGCCGACCTCGAATGGACTCAGGACGGCGTGCTCCTGGTCGCCGATACCGAGGAACGGTTGCAGCAGTTCCGCGAATGGGTCGATGCTTCCAGTGATTACGGTATTGGCACGCAAATTGTCTCGGGTCGTGAGATTCATGAGCTGATCCCTGCCATGCAGGGGACATTCCTTGGCGGCATGTATACACCGAGTGATGGCCATGCTGAGCCAACCAAGGTACCAATGGCGTTCACCAATGCCGCCCGTCGACTTGGCGCGACGATCTACGACGGATGTGCCGCGACCGGCATCGAGGTCACTGCCGGCCGAGTGACGGCTGTTCACACCGAGCGCGGAACAATCCACACGCCGATCGTTGTTTGCGCTGCCGGGGCGTGGTCGAGCCGGCTGGCACGCATGGTCGGTCTGGAATTGCCGCAGTTGGTCGTGCGTGCCACGGTTGCCGAGACTTACCCAGTCGAGCCCGTTACGGGAATTGGCGTCGCTATCCACGGAGACGTCGCCTTCCGGCAGCGCCCAAACGGCTCGATCTACATGTCGATTCTCGGCCAGAGCGACCATGAGTTGATGATTGACTCGGTACGCTACGCGCGCTGGTTCATGCCGAACTTCCGACTCAACCGTGAATTCATTCATGTCCATGTCAACACGGCACTGGTGCGCGACATCGCCCATTCGGTGCCGATGCTGCCCGAGCGCCTGCAGGGAGCGGATCCGCTATCTTCGTACGAATCCGTTCCAGCACGCAACGTCGTGGAACATGCTCGGGCACGGCTCGGGACGCTGATCCAAGCGTTAGGAAACGTGCCGATTTTGCGCACCTGGGGCGGCAAGATCGATATGATGCCAGACGCGATCCCTGTGATTGGTGCGGTTGATCGCCCAACGGGGTTCATTCTTGCAACGGGGTTTAGCGGTCACGGATTCGCCCTGGGCCCGATCGTCGGCCAGGTGGTCTCCGAGCTGATCCTCGACAATCAACCGTCGATCGACCTGCACGCATTGCGTTTTAGCCGCTTTGCTGAACGAGATCTCGCTCCGGCACGCGCGGCAGTGTAG